The following are encoded together in the Primulina tabacum isolate GXHZ01 chromosome 18, ASM2559414v2, whole genome shotgun sequence genome:
- the LOC142533005 gene encoding synaptotagmin-5-like produces the protein MGFVVGFALGFALGIGLIVAFAWYQNTRSKRRIDLAATVGAFARMTVEDSRKLLPPHFYPSWLVFSERQKLTWLNHHLDKIWPFVDEAASEIIRNSVEPMLEQYRPSILASLNFSKLTLGTVAPQFTGVSIMDCTDDNPGEIIMELDLQWDGNPNIVLDIKTKVGVSIPIQVKNIGFTGVFRLMFKPLVDEFPCFGAVCYSLREKKNLDFTLKVVGGDISAIPGIADALESTIKDAIEDSITWPVRKIIPILPGDYSYLESKPVGTLEVKLIEGKELTNKDFIGKSDPFAKLFVRPLRATTKTSKTINNNTNPIWNAHFEFTVEDISTQHLTVRVYDDEGVQASEFIGCGRVALSDLDPGKVKDVWLKLVKDVEFPKDQKNRGQVHLELLYIPLSSRSSYLNPYDPDFRLTSFEKTLKQGSGTDGGDDSRKDVIMRGVVSVTVISAQDLPATDIMGKSDPFVVLMMKKSEQKYKTRVLNDTLNPVWNQTFDFVVENGLHELLMLEVYDHDTFGKDKVGRCVMTLTRAVLEGEFTDNFPVDGAKSGSLNLHVKWTPQLIIRD, from the exons ATGGGATTTGTGGTGGGGTTCGCTCTGGGTTTTGCATTGGGTATTGGTTTGATCGTGGCGTTTGCTTGGTACCAGAATACCAGATCCAAGCGCCGCATTGATTTG gcaGCCACAGTCGGAGCTTTTGCCAGGATGACAGTTGAAGATTCCAGGAAATTACTCCCGCCTCATTTCTACCCTTCCTGGCTTGTCTTCTCAGAGAGACAGA AGTTAACTTGGCTTAATCATCACCTGGACAAAATATGGCCGTTCGTTGATGAG GCAGCGTCGGAGATAATAAGAAACTCTGTGGAACCAATGCTTGAACAATACAGACCATCAATTTTGGCCTCTCTCAACTTTTCCAAGTTAACTCTAGGCACTGTGGCACCACAATTCACGG GTGTTTCCATCATGGACTGTACAGATGATAATCCCGGGGAAATTATTATGGAATTGGATTTGCAGTGGGATGGGAATCCAAATATTGTACTTGATATCAAAACAAAAGTTGGTGTGTCAATACCAATACAG GTGAAAAATATTGGATTTACTGGAGTTTTCAGGTTGATGTTCAAACCACTGGTCGACGAGTTTCCTTGCTTTGGAGCTGTCTGTTATTCCTTGAGAGAAAAG AAAAATCTTGACTTTACTCTTAAAGTTGTTGGTGGTGATATATCTGCAATTCCAGGAATAGCTGATGCCCTTGAG AGTACAATAAAAGATGCTATTGAAGATTCCATCACCTGGCCAGTCCGCAAAATCATACCCATATTACCTGGAGATTACAG TTATCTTGAGTCAAAGCCAGTTGGGACACTGGAGGTGAAGCTCATAGAAGGCAAGGAGTTGACAAACAAAGACTTCATTGGCAAATCTGATCCATTTGCCAAATTATTCGTCCGACCTTTACGTGCCACGACAAAAACCAGCAAAACAATT AACAATAACACAAATCCAATCTGGAATGCACACTTTGAGTTCACCGTGGAGGATATATCCACTCAACACTTGACTGTAAGAGTTTATGATGATGAAGGAGTTCAAGCTTCTGAATTCATTGGTTGTGGTCGAGTGGCACTAAGTGATCTTGACCCTGGTAAGGTAAAAGATGTATGGTTGAAATTGGTGAAAGATGTTGAGTTTCCAAAAGACCAGAAAAACCGCGGTCAG GTTCATCTGGAGCTCTTGTATATTCCTTTGAGCTCCAGGAGCTCGTATTTGAATCCTTACGACCCTGATTTTAGATTGACTTCGTTTGAAAAAACCCTTAAACAAGGAAGTGGTACTGATGGAGGAGATGATTCAAGAAAGGATGTTATCATGAGAGGAGTTGTTTCGGTGACTGTAATATCTGCACAAGACTTGCCGGCTACAGATATAATGGGAAAATCTGATCCTTTTGTTGTGTTGATGATGAAGAAGTCTGAACAGAAATACAAGACTAGG GTCTTAAATGACACCTTGAATCCAGTTTGGAATCAAACATTTGATTTTGTTGTGGAGAATGGGCTACATGAGCTACTAATGTTGGAGGTATATGACCATGACACATTTGGGAAG GACAAAGTGGGAAGATGCGTTATGACCCTTACAAGGGCTGTGTTAGAAGGCGAATTCACGGACAACTTCCCCGTCGATGGCGCCAAATCTGGAAGTTTGAATTTACATGTCAAATGGACGCCCCAACTGATCATTCGAGACTGA
- the LOC142532825 gene encoding uncharacterized protein LOC142532825: MQCPSHAFRYNGTLCACDPGYLYNFSGNSCHLFVDDRGAAIHVSSGVSYDFSVPFPGTIFSFDSIKKFTQSQAVFLEATLVMLLSWLAFCLLLRLVPRGSDGRSLWFKIRWWVSRLDISFATRHWLDDQKPVRKRKTELGGTFSIAGWILFIGLFAALLYQIISKRSVEVHNVRATNEPDLASFMNDLEFNITTISSMSCAQLRGLGTLVAGSPSLVDYRVLPLSTFANFSCLNTTAGPTITLQCNNCMFIRDLAYVSWQFVDLPNNPATAVGYQFNLTAKNQASRKHLSFVSGILRNGSNLDNKPIAFRGAVPNILKFNLFPRIYHNLHDLRLIQPLFHGFLPGSYYVEPSQLQASLENSSSGLINTTLSINFLSSYIIEIDNQNILGPVSFLADLGGLYCISIGIFYYFLVQFEYRIKRLRNEDSVMRRIRNRRKAQERWDKLRKYVRYTWTSGSLNNYGSDTVETSCAGIMMKPFHRIGSSRVRKLSSRADTVKFNNKTSLPSEKKSVPEHLGTVDVKSCSSEAKLNMEARSSFSEEDPQGLPPGSLEPRKDGPSFCSHIECICQERIFPFTSIADLPAIPPFEVRSPNDINILELQKNLQNLYEYNVLLRDKLIAACSMVNVLAEKESPSTVQCHE; encoded by the exons ATGCAGTGCCCGAGCCATGCCTTCCGATACAACGGCACCCTTTGCGCCTGCGACCCGGGGTATCTCTACAACTTCAGCGGAAACAGCTGCCACCTCTTCGTGGATGACCGGGGTGCGGCCATCCATGTCAGCAGCGGCGTCAGCTACGACTTCTCGGTGCCCTTCCCTGGGACGATATTCTCTTTCGATTCTATCAAGAAGTTCACCCAGTCGCAGGCCGTGTTTCTCGAGGCAACCCTGGTGATGCTGCTCAGCTGGCTAGCGTTCTGCCTCCTCCTCCGCCTTGTCCCCCGTGGTTCTGATGGCCGATCTCTTTGGTTCAAGATCCGCTGGTGGGTTAGCCGTCTGGACATCTCATTCGCCACAAGACACTGGCTTGATGACCAGAAGCCCGTCCGCAAGCGCAAAACTGAGCTTGGTGGCACTTTCTCCATCGCCGGTTGGATACTGTTTATTGGCTTGTTTGCCGC GTTACTTTACCAAATCATCTCAAAGAGAAGTGTCGAAGTGCATAATGTTCGAGCCACCAACGAACCAGATCTGGCCTCCTTTATGAATGATCTCGAATTCAATATTACTACGATATCCAGTATGAGCTGTGCGCAGTTGCGGGGTCTTGGCACTCTGGTTGCCGGGAGTCCATCCCTCGTTGATTATAGGGTCCTTCCACTTTCAACATTTGCCAACTTTTCTTGCCTGAACACTACAGCTGGACCGACCATAACCCTTCAGTGcaataattgcatgtttattagAGATTTGGCCTATGTCTCGTGGCAGTTTGTTGATCTTCCTAATAATCCTGCTACTGCTGTCGGCTACCAATTCAATTTAACTGCAAAGAATCAAGCAAGTCGGAAGCATCTGAGTTTTGTCAGTGGGATTCTTCGAAACGGCAGCAACCTTGACAACAAGCCAATTGCATTCAGAGGAGCAGTGCCAAACATACTTAAATTTAATCTATTTCCTCGAATATATCACAATTTACACGATCTAAGGCTCATCCAACCTCTGTTTCATGGATTTCTTCCTGGTTCATATTATGTTGAGCCAAGCCAACTCCAAGCATCACTTGAGAATTCCAGTAGTGGACTCATCAACACTACCTTGTCTATCAACTTTCTCTCTTCATATATAATTGAgattgacaatcaaaatattttaggACCGG TGAGCTTCCTTGCTGATCTGGGTGGCCTTTATTGCATAAGCATCGGTATTTTTTACTACTTCTTGGTGCAA TTTGAATACAGAATCAAGAGGCTTCGCAATGAGGATAGTGTAATGAGGAGGATTAGAAACCGTCGAAAAGCTCAAGAACGCTGGGACAAA TTGCGAAAGTATGTGAGGTACACATGGACATCTGGATCATTGAACAACTATGGAAGTGATACAGTGGAGACATCCTGTGCTGGCATAATGATGAAGCCATTTCATCGAATTGGCTCATCACGTGTACGGAAACTGTCAAGCAGAGCAGATACGGTCAAGTTTAACAATAAGACCAGCTTGCCCTCGGAGAAG AAATCTGTGCCAGAACATCTTGGTACTGTAGATGTCAAATCTTGCTCAAGTGAAGCTAAGTTAAACATGGAAGCCAGATCGTCATTTTCCGAAGAAGATCCA CAAGGTCTGCCCCCTGGAAGTTTAGAACCTAGAAAAGATGGACCTAGCTTTTGTTCGCATATTGAATGTATCTGCCAGGAACGAATATTTCCTTTTACCAGTATCGCAGATCTTCCTGCAATTCCTCCGTTCG AAGTGAGGAGTCCTAATGACATCAATATCCTGGAACTTCAGAAAAACCTTCAAAATTTGTACGAATATAATGTATTATTGAGGGATAAATTAATAGCAGCTTGTTCGATGGTCAATGTTTTGGCTGAGAAGGAGTCACCTTCCACGGTACAATGCCATGAGTAG